In the genome of Aphis gossypii isolate Hap1 unplaced genomic scaffold, ASM2018417v2 Contig00067, whole genome shotgun sequence, the window tttaagtttttactttaattctttaaaactatttaaatataacaatgaaaaatgtttaattttaattggtatAGATCTTTATCAACCATCTACTTCCCAAAGTTTATCATTTGTACGTGAAAGTACGCCATTGTCACAATCACAAAACGATTCAATGCCCGCAGATTTATCCATGTATGTTCCGGATCAAACAATAATTcgacaaattgaaaaaaaaaagtcgaagTAAAATCGAACATTTctcaatttattgataaaattgattttgcaCAAAAGGTAagtttatgcatttataataaataattagataaatatatactaaagttatatacgttataattaGGGTTCGGGACTTATTGCAAggtaaggttaggttatatatatatattgtttaatacacGTAATGTTCGTTATTTTCGGgatctttaaaattatgagaTCTACGAGAATAAAGATGCTTAAAagtcaaaaaaatgttgatctttaaaataaatttgcttAACATAAAACGTTAAACTGCGTAAATATGCTAtagataacaattatattgccAAAATTGGTCAAATATGCATTTTGCCTATAAAACggcaaaatatgcaaaaatatgcaattaatatttttgtgtttcaaTCCGTtatgtcttaaaataaatttgtatcttACTTAGATTATTCTGCAGtcattattaaagaatatgCAAATACAACAAGTCCCGAAACCtagttataattgtttttcaagtTTCTTCAAAATTGGTAAATTCTAATactagacaaaatattatctctTTAGGAAAAAATTGATACTCTATTAGCCAGAGCTATTTTTACAAGCGGAATACCACTATCTATTGTTGAACATAAATCTTGGAAACAATTATTCTATACTATTCGACCATCTTACAAATTGCCAAACCGAAAAACTTTATCGACAACTTTGTTAGAAAaggaatttttattacaaaaatttaaagtagaaaataaaatagccgAGTCAAAATGTTTGAGTATCCAATGTGATGGTTGGTCTAATTTAAGACAAGAAGggattataaattttgttattactacTCCAGAGCCTTTTTTCGTGGACTTTATTGATACTGATGGGAAAAGGCACACTGCTGAGTATTTAGCTAGCCAAATAattacagtaataaataaatataatcctaAAAAGTTTGTAGCTTTCATTAGTGACAATGCTAGTAATATTGTTAAGGCTGCTgaaatagttcaaaataaatttgaacataTGTTAATGTTAACATGCGTTTGTcacactttaaatttattagttaaagacatatttaaatgtgatCAATTACAAACATTTGATACAAAAGTCgtctcaataataaaaacaataaaatatagccaGAGACTTTCACACAAAATTCGGAAAATttcaaaggaaaaaaatataaatgtatttgttcaATTGCCAGTGAAAACTCGATGGCAGAGTCACTTGATttgctataaaaatttatttaaactaaaacaagtattaaaattggTAGCAATTGATGAAGATGTAGCGATATTATTTAAGGATcacatttatactattttactggaatctttttggaaaaatgttGATTCAATGATACAACTAATAGAACCTATCGTCAATGCAATTACTCTTCTTGAAGGCGACAAACCCATTATTCATAAAGTTTATCCAacggttaaaaatttaaagttacgATTAATCGAAGTTGTTGAAGAGATAGATTTAGAAgatttaaacgataaaaaaacccttttaggtaatatatctaacagattaaaaaacatagttaAACCCGTTCATATTACAGCACATCTTTTAAATCCAGAAACACTTGGTAATGACTTAACTAATGAAGAACATATTGATGTTTctgaatttattaacaattttgggATGAACAGTTATGATTTGAATGATGAAGATTGTCTTACtgagattatatattataaaaataaagaaggaTTATACTCAAAAACTTTTCTATGGAAAACAGTTTCTAAGTTGGAACCTTTAATATGGTGGAAAAGTTTTAACTCAAGGTTGTCCAAGCTagctcaaaaaatattatcaataccaGTTTCTTCGGCTGCAACTGAGAGATCGTTTAGTTCTTTTGCAAATATACATTCTAAAAAACGAAATCGTTTGTTAACTGAGCGTGCTGCGAAATTAACGTATATTTCACACAATTCGAAAACACTTGatcgaaataaaaatgacgAAGATGATAATGATTCGGAAATAGAAGATTTTACACAAAATGAAACAACCCCATTTATTCTTCAACATGGAAATTCATCGCATCATCGTGAAAAAAGTTTCAACTTGAATTTTACTCAAGAAGAGAGTGATTTGGACTTTGAAAGCTCTGAAACAGAAATTGAGCAATTTTCTCTCCATGACACTGACACAAGTTTGGGATTTAGTTGCACTGACCACGATAGTGACcaagattattaaaaagagtttaaaaatactgtattgaaatatttggtataaattatattacattataatttaagtttgtgaaattattcagtttaataaaaagttaaataatatcatgtagattattttatttttctagttatttaatttatacttatacaaacagcatataaataaaatattttttaaatatatattaatatagaatttgagtttttactattttaaaacttcataAGTAGTCAATAagaaagataattttattaaaacactttTCCTACACTTTTCTGATATGGGGAATATTCCCGGAAACTTTCCCCGGACATGTTCATGATTTTACTTTCCCGGGAAAGAGCCCATCCCTAGGACCGATGCGACGTCGACATGACGTAGTCGACCGACGTAATTATGGGACTGATTTCGCGCGGATTCTTGGGCATCGTGTGTCAAATCCTACGAGGcacgtaattaaatattgaatatattcttTCTCTGAGtagagaattaaaattatttttaatatttattttttaacgttgaagttgcaatttattaaaaaatttgatttttttaaaaagaaggttttacatgtttataattatcaataaatagcattaaaataatatatttgtttgcgaacaattagttttatagtatttagttTTGTTCTTACATcaacaataatgttaaaaacatgATGTACCAACGATAGGTtagaaatttaagtaataatatttaataatataattattaggtatgtttGGAATAGAgaaatttagaacaataatataacccCTTATTTGTtcatctaatataattttggtttcataatccaataaaattatcttttatccGACGACTCAGGATCTATTTTCTATCAATATTTCAACtcgttttcataattattttattaattacttagtCTTACATTTAGGTACTCTAAGTtagaatttttacaaaattgtttatttctacttaaaataacgatatttttatcatacttttttttttttttatacacgttTATAGCGACTTCagttattttcattacaaaagataaaaatgtattattgatacAACATACCTCTTCACtacttatttgtaattaagtctgatatattattttctatttagcatttaaaatgaattcacGAAGTCGAAAAATACTTCTGGCTGCACTAAAAACACCTGTATTAGACCATGTTGTACAAAACGAATTTTCATCGAATTTTTGCAATTTGGAGTACGCAACGTTGTCCCCAGTTCCTCCTTCTTTTCCTGACAGTAATGATgtttttacacaaattatgaaacaaaaatcAGGGCCAATTTTCGTAGACAGTGAATCTACTTCCGATGAAAGTAGGGAGACAACAGAGTGGTTAcctccaaataataataaatcaattattagttCAAGCGTTTtcgatgattttaataaacccAGTTGTTCTCGAATCGTACCTAATGAAACTGATTTTTCTATAAGCAACGTCGTATCAGATCGCATAATGctagaaaataatactatgatagATTCTATTAGCATAATTCATGAATCTAACATAAATTCTGAAGTAGAAGAAGCCTTAGAAGTTGGGACTGAAGCTTTAAGATTACCTCGGAAAACTAATATtcgtgaattaaaaaaaaagaaaaagccAAAGGAATAGGTAAAAAAGTTCAAGTTAATCCATGcgctattaaaaaatgtcaaaactaatgtaaaaataaatttagtgaaGAAGATAGAGAAAAACTCTTCACTGAATTTTGGAGCTCAGGTGATCCAGTAAGGCAAAAGGATTATCTGTTGCGGTGTGTAAAaacaatagatataaaaagaaaacgtGTTGACGGTAACAGTAGAAGGAATATTTCAAAAGAGTATTCATTAACACATAAAAATGAGAGAAAAATAGTCTGTTTACAGTTCATTTTAAGTACtctaaatatttccaaaaaatgtttgtactaTACTGTGAATAATGCATCGCCGGATCAAATATTGTCAAAACTGGACAACAGAGGAAAACATGTgccaacaaataaaaaatcagaagATACGTTAAAAGCCAtcgatgaatttattcaaaaattacctGCAGTAAAGTCGCATTACTGTCGCGCTTCTTCAAGTAGAAAGTACTTGCCAACTGACATAGAAAACGTCGGtagattgtataaaatgtatacatcttATTGTACttctaaaaaattgaaattgtaagCAAGACTATGTTCCGaaaaatttttcatacaaaatataatattggttttcATTCCCCGAAA includes:
- the LOC126553090 gene encoding uncharacterized protein LOC126553090 codes for the protein MKIHLIKACKNTPLQVKEELSDKKVPVLTAETNIIQRDLYQPSTSQSLSFVRESTPLSQSQNDSMPADLSMYVPDQTIIRQIEKKKSKVRDLLQGKEKIDTLLARAIFTSGIPLSIVEHKSWKQLFYTIRPSYKLPNRKTLSTTLLEKEFLLQKFKVENKIAESKCLSIQCDGWSNLRQEGIINFVITTPEPFFVDFIDTDGKRHTAEYLASQIITVINKYNPKKFVAFISDNASNIVKAAEIVQNKFEHMLMLTCVCHTLNLLVKDIFKCDQLQTFDTKVVSIIKTIKYSQRLSHKIRKISKEKNINVFVQLPVKTRWQSHLICYKNLFKLKQVLKLVAIDEDVAILFKDHIYTILLESFWKNVDSMIQLIEPIVNAITLLEGDKPIIHKVYPTVKNLKLKNIVKPVHITAHLLNPETLGNDLTNEEHIDVSEFINNFGMNSYDLNDEDCLTEIIYYKNKEGLYSKTFLWKTVSKLEPLIWWKSFNSRLSKLAQKILSIPVSSAATERSFSSFANIHSKKRNRLLTERAAKLTYISHNSKTLDRNKNDEDDNDSEIEDFTQNETTPFILQHGNSSHHREKSFNLNFTQEESDLDFESSETEIEQFSLHDTDTSLGFSCTDHDSDQDY